One window of Thermoanaerobaculia bacterium genomic DNA carries:
- a CDS encoding efflux RND transporter periplasmic adaptor subunit, producing the protein MKPQAPGLFRQRFFVPLLLLACACAVLVAAGCSRAPGPAEAEAWTCPMHPTYVSDHAGTCPICNMDLVKVEKAAEQESAEAGAEAGAAATTAAVIDDDPEALRRAGVVTEVATAGRLERTLRAAGTVVPDERRLVRAQSKISGWVERLDVNATGLYVKKGAPAMAIYSPALLSAQSDYLLARDAANRFAGSQLPEVRRGGQELLIAARRRLELLDVPENFIIELDRTRTPQRTVDLLVPANGFVSAKSVVLGQEVTPGMELYTVTDLSSVWVEAAFFESEARWLAVGQAATIHLPFDAGRSLAAKVSYLYPTLDAAARTLTARFELPNPGFALRPGMFVDVELGIDLGEGVLLPTSAVLDSGLRKTVFVETSPGRLEPRDVETGEASGGRIQIVRGVAAGERVAVRANFLLDAESRLGIAPAPAASDNVPATGAADPHREHR; encoded by the coding sequence ATGAAGCCTCAGGCGCCAGGCCTCTTCCGCCAGCGATTCTTCGTTCCGCTCCTCCTGCTCGCCTGCGCCTGCGCGGTGCTCGTCGCGGCCGGCTGCTCCCGGGCGCCTGGCCCCGCCGAAGCCGAGGCCTGGACCTGTCCGATGCATCCCACCTACGTCTCCGATCACGCCGGGACCTGTCCGATCTGCAACATGGACCTGGTGAAGGTGGAGAAGGCGGCGGAGCAGGAGAGTGCCGAAGCGGGGGCCGAGGCCGGCGCGGCGGCGACGACGGCCGCCGTGATCGACGACGATCCGGAGGCGCTGCGCCGCGCCGGCGTGGTGACCGAGGTCGCGACCGCCGGACGCCTCGAACGGACGTTGCGCGCCGCCGGCACGGTGGTGCCCGACGAGCGCCGCCTGGTCCGCGCCCAGTCGAAGATCTCCGGCTGGGTCGAGCGGCTCGACGTCAACGCGACCGGGCTCTACGTGAAGAAGGGGGCCCCGGCGATGGCGATCTACTCGCCGGCGCTGCTCAGCGCGCAAAGCGACTACCTGCTGGCGCGCGACGCCGCCAACCGCTTCGCCGGGTCGCAGCTGCCCGAGGTTCGCCGGGGCGGCCAGGAGCTGCTCATCGCGGCGCGACGGCGGCTCGAGCTCCTCGACGTGCCGGAGAACTTCATCATCGAGCTCGACCGTACCCGCACGCCGCAACGCACGGTCGACCTGCTCGTGCCGGCAAACGGCTTCGTCAGCGCCAAATCGGTGGTGCTGGGCCAGGAGGTCACCCCGGGAATGGAGCTCTACACGGTGACCGATCTCTCGAGCGTCTGGGTCGAGGCGGCGTTCTTCGAGTCGGAGGCGCGCTGGCTCGCGGTCGGGCAGGCGGCGACGATCCACCTGCCGTTCGACGCCGGGAGAAGCCTGGCGGCGAAGGTCTCCTATCTCTATCCGACCCTCGACGCGGCGGCGCGCACCCTCACCGCGCGCTTCGAGCTGCCCAATCCCGGCTTCGCGCTGCGCCCCGGGATGTTCGTCGACGTCGAGCTCGGCATCGATCTTGGTGAGGGCGTGCTCTTGCCCACCTCCGCTGTCCTCGACTCCGGACTGCGCAAGACCGTCTTCGTCGAGACCTCGCCGGGGCGGCTCGAGCCGCGCGACGTCGAGACCGGCGAGGCGAGCGGCGGCCGCATCCAGATCGTCCGCGGCGTCGCGGCAGGAGAGCGGGTCGCCGTGCGCGCCAACTTCCTGCTCGACGCCGAGTCGCGGCTGGGCATCGCTCCGGCGCCCGCGGCCTCGGACAACGTCCCGGCGACCGGCGCAGCCGATCCCCACCGAGAGCATCGATGA
- the rfbC gene encoding dTDP-4-dehydrorhamnose 3,5-epimerase: MKLLPTPLPGVLLVEPQVFRDERGFFLEVWNAGKFANQGLDVAFVQDNHSLSQKGTLRGLHVQLPLSQGKLVRCTEGEIFDVAVDIRRGSPTFAQWYGVELSAANFRQLWVPPDFAHGFCVLSERAQVEYKCTALYDPAGDLSIAWDDPAIGIEWPVAAPLLSPKDQTAQRLAELADRLPRFSI, encoded by the coding sequence TTGAAGCTACTGCCGACGCCGCTCCCGGGGGTCCTCCTCGTCGAGCCGCAGGTCTTCCGCGACGAGCGCGGCTTCTTCCTCGAAGTCTGGAACGCCGGCAAGTTCGCGAACCAGGGGCTCGACGTCGCTTTCGTGCAGGACAACCACTCGCTGTCACAGAAGGGGACGCTGCGCGGACTGCACGTGCAGCTCCCCCTCTCCCAGGGCAAGCTCGTGCGCTGCACCGAGGGGGAGATCTTCGACGTCGCGGTCGACATCCGCCGCGGTTCGCCGACCTTCGCGCAGTGGTACGGCGTCGAGCTCTCGGCCGCGAACTTCCGCCAGCTCTGGGTGCCCCCCGACTTCGCCCACGGCTTCTGCGTGCTGTCGGAACGCGCCCAGGTCGAGTACAAGTGCACGGCCCTCTACGACCCGGCCGGCGATCTCTCGATCGCCTGGGACGACCCGGCGATCGGCATCGAATGGCCCGTCGCCGCTCCCCTGCTCTCGCCCAAAGATCAGACTGCACAGCGGCTCGCAGAGCTCGCCGACCGGTTGCCGCGCTTCTCAATTTGA
- a CDS encoding TolC family protein gives MSKWGISWFVYRKFTQRALGILCASGYAFASPPPGRADAIEIAALESAARSGSPVLAAARERAQEALVLAEVAGLAGDPELALWLHNAFPSLSDTADRPIGLEVEVIQPVRWPGKRDVLEELAAAETRAALYAVEVAEQELVGELRRTFAELYSTDREQRTLAESHELLELLHATARARFGDAQEGALAVLEAELAQDEHDQDLDLVFSRFQAARAKLAALAGVLPESLPLRVGELPEPIFAVREGPLPFGPQAPSLRAAELRLEAVLRRLEVARLAMKPDFGVGGGFLWPEGENPELTVRLGMELPFLRRRRLGPQVTALESAVAAARADLAAAEVAGRAEAVRLGAERDRLERSLGRLTGAIVPRTSVALDLARSSFLNGEVTFARLLELWYDWFHARTELANAEAARYAVWAEAQALAGAPIADPLPESRP, from the coding sequence ATGTCGAAGTGGGGAATCAGCTGGTTCGTCTACCGTAAGTTCACGCAGCGCGCGCTCGGGATCCTCTGCGCGAGCGGCTACGCTTTCGCCTCGCCCCCACCCGGCCGGGCGGACGCGATCGAGATCGCGGCGCTCGAGAGCGCCGCCCGGAGCGGCTCGCCGGTCCTCGCGGCGGCGCGCGAGCGGGCGCAGGAGGCGCTGGTGCTCGCCGAAGTGGCGGGGCTCGCCGGCGATCCGGAGCTCGCGCTCTGGCTGCACAACGCCTTCCCGAGCCTCTCCGATACCGCCGATCGTCCGATCGGTCTCGAGGTCGAAGTCATCCAGCCGGTGCGCTGGCCGGGCAAACGCGACGTTCTCGAGGAGCTCGCCGCCGCCGAGACCCGGGCCGCCCTCTACGCCGTCGAGGTCGCGGAGCAGGAACTGGTGGGCGAGCTGCGACGAACCTTCGCGGAGCTCTACAGCACGGATCGCGAGCAGCGCACTCTGGCCGAATCGCACGAGCTCCTCGAGCTCCTGCACGCCACGGCGCGGGCCCGATTCGGCGATGCCCAGGAGGGTGCTCTCGCCGTCCTCGAAGCCGAGCTCGCCCAGGACGAACACGACCAGGATCTCGATCTGGTCTTCTCGCGCTTCCAGGCGGCGCGGGCGAAGCTCGCCGCGCTCGCGGGAGTCCTTCCCGAGTCGCTGCCGCTGCGCGTCGGCGAGCTGCCGGAGCCGATCTTCGCGGTGCGTGAGGGGCCGCTGCCGTTCGGCCCCCAGGCGCCTTCGCTCCGCGCCGCGGAGCTCCGGCTCGAGGCCGTGCTGCGTCGCCTCGAAGTCGCCCGCCTCGCAATGAAGCCGGACTTCGGTGTCGGCGGCGGCTTCCTCTGGCCGGAGGGCGAGAACCCCGAGCTGACCGTCCGGCTCGGCATGGAGCTGCCGTTTCTGCGCCGCCGGCGTCTCGGGCCGCAGGTGACGGCGTTGGAGAGCGCGGTCGCGGCGGCGCGCGCCGATCTCGCCGCCGCCGAGGTCGCCGGGCGCGCCGAAGCGGTGCGCCTCGGTGCCGAGCGCGACCGGCTGGAACGGAGCCTGGGGCGCCTCACCGGAGCGATCGTGCCGAGGACGAGCGTGGCGCTCGATCTCGCGCGCTCCAGCTTCCTGAACGGCGAGGTCACCTTCGCTCGCCTCCTCGAGCTCTGGTACGACTGGTTTCACGCCCGCACCGAGCTCGCGAACGCCGAAGCCGCCCGCTACGCCGTCTGGGCCGAAGCCCAGGCGCTCGCCGGCGCCCCCATCGCCGACCCCTTGCCGGAGTCCAGACCATGA
- a CDS encoding DUF4301 family protein yields MPAPESLTAADRAQLAECGIPLAEAERQLALLAGASGPRGTRLLRPATLGDGIERISEEEVPDLLARAREAQRQGRFLKFVPASGAASRMFRSLATIAGRFPAGQHEAVRQAADSGDADAQEVLELARALPAMALGQELEQRRAGFLDGLAQAAAAPNLTPLFELFFGAAGDAAPLATCPKGLLPFHWAADRPRTAFAEQLAEGRHYLKDAAGTSRFHFTVAGEFRAPFASALEAVRHELERGGERLEVAFSEQLPATHALALDEAGGPARTADGRLLLRPAGHGALLANLAVLAETGGDLVFVKNIDNLLPEERHAEVAHWKLLLAGKLLGMAEERGGRDAGERPWRVCGVVANSGEPGGGPFWVENGQGEPSLQIVESAEIAADDAVQAGRFRGSTHFNPVDLVVALRDPEGRPWELERFVDPARALVAAKSEGGRRLRIYERPGLWNGAMAGWNTLFVEVPAWTFAPVKTVLDLARPEHLDPTRLGLRKR; encoded by the coding sequence ATGCCCGCCCCCGAGAGCCTGACCGCCGCCGACCGGGCCCAGCTCGCCGAGTGCGGCATCCCGCTCGCGGAGGCGGAACGCCAGCTGGCGCTGCTGGCCGGCGCGAGCGGACCGCGCGGCACCCGCCTGCTCCGCCCCGCAACCCTCGGCGACGGCATCGAACGGATCAGCGAAGAGGAGGTCCCGGACCTCCTGGCGCGCGCCCGGGAGGCCCAGCGTCAGGGCCGCTTCCTCAAGTTCGTGCCAGCCTCGGGCGCCGCCTCGCGCATGTTCCGCAGTCTCGCCACCATTGCCGGGCGCTTCCCCGCGGGCCAGCACGAGGCTGTCCGCCAAGCGGCGGACTCGGGTGACGCCGACGCGCAGGAGGTCCTCGAGCTCGCTCGTGCGCTCCCTGCGATGGCACTCGGCCAGGAGCTCGAGCAGCGCCGGGCGGGATTCCTCGACGGTCTCGCCCAAGCCGCCGCCGCCCCGAACCTCACTCCATTGTTCGAGCTTTTTTTCGGCGCGGCCGGCGACGCTGCCCCACTCGCCACCTGCCCGAAAGGGCTTCTTCCCTTTCACTGGGCTGCCGATCGTCCACGCACGGCGTTCGCGGAACAGCTTGCCGAAGGCAGGCACTATCTGAAGGACGCCGCTGGCACGAGTCGCTTCCACTTCACGGTCGCCGGCGAATTCAGGGCGCCGTTCGCGAGCGCGCTCGAAGCTGTGCGCCACGAGCTGGAGCGGGGCGGCGAGCGCCTCGAGGTCGCCTTCTCGGAGCAGCTGCCAGCCACCCACGCTCTCGCCCTCGACGAGGCGGGCGGCCCGGCCCGCACCGCCGACGGCCGCCTGCTGCTGCGTCCGGCGGGGCACGGCGCCCTGCTCGCGAATCTCGCGGTGCTCGCCGAGACCGGCGGCGACCTGGTGTTCGTGAAGAACATCGACAACCTCCTCCCCGAGGAGCGTCACGCGGAGGTCGCCCACTGGAAGCTCCTCCTCGCCGGCAAGCTACTGGGGATGGCGGAGGAGCGTGGCGGGCGCGACGCGGGGGAGCGACCGTGGCGGGTATGCGGAGTGGTCGCCAACAGCGGAGAACCCGGCGGCGGGCCGTTCTGGGTCGAGAACGGGCAGGGTGAACCGAGCCTCCAGATCGTCGAGTCGGCCGAGATCGCGGCCGACGACGCCGTGCAGGCCGGGCGCTTCCGGGGCTCAACGCACTTCAATCCGGTCGACCTGGTGGTGGCGCTGCGCGATCCGGAAGGCCGGCCGTGGGAGCTCGAGCGCTTCGTCGACCCGGCACGGGCGCTCGTGGCGGCGAAGTCCGAAGGCGGGCGCAGGCTCCGGATCTACGAGCGCCCGGGGCTCTGGAACGGCGCGATGGCCGGCTGGAACACCCTCTTCGTGGAGGTTCCCGCCTGGACGTTCGCGCCGGTCAAGACGGTGCTCGACCTCGCCCGCCCCGAGCACCTCGACCCTACCCGTTTGGGTTTGCGAAAGCGCTGA
- a CDS encoding TerC family protein — MHSIASPLLWTTFLIICGALLILDLAVLNRGAKVISAKAALRNTLFFVSMGGLFAAFLAWRFGSAPALEFVTGYVIEYALSVDNLFVFLVVFTYFAVPAEHQHRVLFWGILGAVILRGVFIIAGAALLAKFAWMIFVFGAFLIYTGVKLLLAKEGSVDPARNPILLLCQRFLPVTSEYHGAHFFARVAGKLVVTPLFLVLVVVEFTDVIFAVDSIPAIFAVTRDPFLVFTSNVFAILGLRSLYFLLADLMGKFHYLKYGLGLVLAFVGLKMLLSDFWHMPITMSLGVILALLTGAVAASWLFPPKHPVSLPTGGSGGSAPEDDQQHDA, encoded by the coding sequence ATGCACTCGATCGCCTCCCCGCTCCTCTGGACGACTTTCCTCATCATCTGTGGGGCCCTCCTGATCCTCGACCTCGCGGTGCTCAACCGCGGCGCCAAGGTCATCTCGGCGAAGGCGGCGCTGCGCAACACCCTCTTCTTCGTCTCGATGGGCGGCCTCTTTGCGGCCTTCCTGGCCTGGAGGTTCGGCAGCGCTCCGGCGCTCGAGTTCGTCACCGGTTACGTCATCGAGTATGCCCTCTCGGTCGACAACCTGTTCGTCTTCCTGGTCGTCTTCACCTACTTCGCGGTGCCCGCCGAGCACCAGCACCGGGTGCTCTTCTGGGGCATCCTCGGGGCGGTCATCCTGCGCGGCGTCTTCATCATCGCCGGGGCGGCGCTGCTCGCCAAGTTCGCCTGGATGATCTTCGTCTTCGGCGCCTTCCTGATCTACACCGGGGTGAAGCTGCTGCTCGCGAAAGAAGGCTCGGTGGACCCGGCGAGGAATCCGATCCTCCTGCTCTGCCAGCGCTTCCTGCCGGTGACCTCGGAGTACCACGGCGCGCACTTCTTCGCTCGCGTCGCCGGAAAGCTCGTCGTGACGCCGCTCTTCCTGGTGCTGGTCGTGGTCGAGTTCACCGACGTCATCTTCGCGGTCGATTCGATTCCGGCCATCTTCGCCGTAACCCGCGATCCGTTCCTGGTCTTCACCTCGAACGTCTTCGCCATCCTCGGCCTGCGCTCGCTCTACTTCCTGCTCGCCGACCTGATGGGCAAGTTCCACTATCTGAAATACGGCCTCGGGCTGGTGCTGGCGTTCGTCGGGCTGAAGATGCTGCTGTCGGACTTCTGGCACATGCCGATCACGATGTCCTTAGGCGTCATCCTGGCGCTGCTCACCGGGGCCGTCGCGGCGTCGTGGCTCTTCCCCCCGAAACACCCCGTCTCGCTGCCTACGGGTGGCTCGGGCGGCTCAGCGCCAGAAGACGACCAGCAGCACGACGCCTAG
- the tmk gene encoding dTMP kinase — protein sequence MACFLTFEGLDGSGKSTHLRTAAAWFAARNLPHLVTHEPGGTPLAQAIRELFLDPKWGAIDGTVELLLVFASRRQHLIEKIEPALASGTHVLCDRFTDSTRAYQGCGRGVPQATIDRVDAVATGGRRPDVTLLFDLPAADARRRGASKARRRSNTADRLDVESLAFYERVRGGYLELAAAEPGRFRIIDSGGDLRRTEERMLATLESIDALKPPGTRGDLPDPAP from the coding sequence GTGGCCTGCTTTCTCACCTTCGAAGGACTCGACGGCAGCGGCAAGTCGACCCACCTGCGGACCGCGGCCGCCTGGTTCGCGGCCCGCAACCTCCCGCACCTCGTGACCCACGAGCCCGGGGGAACGCCGCTCGCGCAGGCGATTCGCGAGCTCTTCCTCGACCCGAAATGGGGCGCGATCGACGGCACGGTCGAGCTGCTGCTGGTCTTCGCCAGCCGGCGCCAGCATCTGATCGAGAAGATCGAGCCCGCGCTGGCGAGTGGCACGCATGTGCTCTGTGACCGCTTCACCGACTCGACCCGCGCCTACCAGGGCTGCGGCCGCGGCGTGCCGCAGGCGACGATCGATCGGGTCGATGCGGTGGCGACCGGCGGGCGCCGCCCGGATGTGACGCTGCTCTTCGACCTGCCGGCGGCCGACGCCCGCCGTCGCGGCGCGTCGAAGGCGCGCCGGCGCTCGAACACTGCCGACCGGCTCGACGTCGAGAGCCTCGCTTTCTACGAGCGCGTGCGCGGCGGCTACCTCGAGCTCGCGGCGGCGGAGCCCGGGCGGTTCCGCATCATCGATTCCGGGGGCGATCTGCGCCGGACCGAGGAGCGGATGCTCGCGACGCTCGAGTCGATCGACGCTCTGAAGCCCCCGGGGACTCGCGGGGACCTCCCGGACCCCGCGCCGTGA
- the rfbA gene encoding glucose-1-phosphate thymidylyltransferase RfbA: MKGIVLAGGSGTRLYPVTRGISKQLLPVYDKPMVYYPLSSLMLAGIRDVLLITTPHDVASFERLLGDGSAFGIRITYAVQPHPGGLAQAFLIGREFVGGDRVALALGDNIFYGHGFPDDLQKAAARETGATVFAYRVRDPERYGVVELGADGRAITIEEKPAQPRSSLAVTGLYFYDNRVLEIAAALQPSPRGELEITDVNRAYMAAGELSVQILGRGIAWLDTGTHESLLQASEFIGAVEQRQGLKVACLEEIGLRMGYLTPAQVLTLADDLGRTEYADYLRRVVHEQETDS; the protein is encoded by the coding sequence ATGAAAGGCATTGTTCTCGCCGGAGGCTCCGGCACGCGGCTTTACCCGGTGACGCGCGGCATTTCGAAGCAACTGCTGCCGGTGTACGACAAACCGATGGTTTATTACCCGCTGTCGAGCCTCATGCTCGCCGGCATCCGCGACGTTCTGCTCATCACGACGCCGCACGACGTCGCGAGCTTCGAGCGGCTGCTGGGGGATGGGTCAGCGTTCGGCATCCGGATCACCTACGCCGTCCAGCCGCATCCGGGCGGCCTCGCGCAGGCCTTCCTCATCGGCCGCGAGTTCGTCGGCGGCGACCGGGTGGCGCTCGCCCTGGGCGACAACATCTTCTACGGCCACGGCTTCCCGGACGACCTCCAGAAGGCGGCGGCGCGAGAAACCGGCGCCACGGTCTTCGCCTACCGGGTGCGCGACCCAGAGCGCTACGGCGTGGTCGAGCTCGGCGCGGACGGCCGGGCGATCACCATCGAGGAAAAGCCCGCCCAACCTCGCTCGTCGCTTGCGGTCACCGGTCTCTACTTCTACGACAACCGGGTGCTCGAGATCGCCGCCGCCCTTCAGCCCTCGCCACGCGGCGAGCTCGAGATCACCGATGTCAACCGCGCCTACATGGCGGCGGGCGAGCTTTCGGTGCAAATCCTCGGCCGCGGCATCGCCTGGCTCGACACCGGCACCCACGAGTCGCTCCTCCAGGCCTCGGAGTTCATCGGCGCCGTCGAGCAGCGCCAGGGGTTGAAGGTCGCCTGTCTCGAGGAGATCGGCCTGCGCATGGGCTACCTCACTCCCGCCCAGGTGCTCACCCTCGCCGACGACCTCGGCCGCACCGAGTACGCCGACTACCTGCGGCGGGTGGTGCACGAGCAGGAGACCGATTCTTGA
- a CDS encoding SDR family oxidoreductase, whose amino-acid sequence MNTPPTHPRVALVTGGGRGIGRATVEALLERGFRVFFCGRSPDVVENTQQQLFIRYPGKVASRLCDVRDQTAVEEMVAWVEEEAGRLDVLVNNAGLGHFGPVDELSGDDFREVIETNLLGPFYAIHAAAPIMKRQGEGWIFNIASLAAKNPFAGGAAYNASKFGLVGMSEAAMLDLRHFGIRIAAICPGSVDTDFGGGIMRSPRSPGGADWRLAPEDIAKVVTDLLDFPARALPSLIEIRPTRPPKK is encoded by the coding sequence ATGAACACACCCCCCACCCACCCACGCGTCGCCCTGGTCACCGGCGGCGGCCGCGGCATCGGCCGCGCCACGGTCGAGGCGTTGCTCGAACGCGGCTTCCGGGTCTTCTTCTGCGGCCGCAGCCCGGACGTCGTCGAGAACACCCAGCAGCAGCTCTTCATCCGCTACCCCGGCAAGGTCGCCTCGCGCCTCTGCGACGTGCGCGACCAGACTGCCGTCGAAGAGATGGTCGCCTGGGTCGAGGAGGAGGCCGGCCGGCTCGACGTGCTGGTGAACAACGCCGGCCTGGGTCACTTCGGCCCGGTGGACGAGCTCTCGGGCGACGACTTTCGCGAAGTGATCGAGACCAACCTCCTCGGTCCGTTCTATGCGATCCACGCCGCGGCGCCGATCATGAAGCGCCAGGGCGAGGGCTGGATCTTCAACATCGCCTCGCTCGCCGCGAAGAATCCGTTCGCCGGCGGGGCCGCCTACAACGCCAGCAAGTTCGGCCTGGTCGGGATGTCAGAGGCGGCGATGCTCGATCTGCGGCATTTCGGCATCCGCATCGCGGCGATCTGCCCCGGCAGCGTCGACACCGACTTCGGGGGCGGCATCATGAGATCGCCGCGATCGCCGGGCGGAGCCGACTGGCGCCTCGCCCCCGAGGACATCGCCAAAGTGGTGACCGATCTGCTCGACTTCCCGGCCCGCGCCCTGCCGAGCCTGATCGAGATCCGCCCGACCCGTCCGCCGAAGAAGTAG
- a CDS encoding undecaprenyl-diphosphate phosphatase yields the protein MTPWQAAVLAVVQAVTEFLPVSSSGHLILLPHLLGWTDQGLEFDIATNSGTLLAVMAYFRADIARMAGSFFASFRAAERAVNPDARMVWLLAWATIPAGLAGLLVKGWISSYGRDPRLIAATAIGYGALLLYADRRSSRLGAGRALEEFGMRAAMLVGCAQALALVPGTSRSGITITAALLLGFARPAAARFSFLLAIPIGLLLAAKQIFDVARGLPIGVPPGALVIGIAVSALAGYAVIAFLLGWVRQRSLAPFAWYRLALGVVLLVVFWR from the coding sequence ATGACTCCCTGGCAGGCTGCGGTTCTGGCGGTGGTGCAGGCGGTGACCGAGTTTCTGCCGGTCTCTTCTTCCGGGCATCTGATTCTGTTGCCGCATCTGCTGGGGTGGACGGACCAGGGGCTCGAGTTCGACATTGCGACCAACAGCGGGACGCTGCTTGCGGTCATGGCCTACTTCCGCGCCGATATCGCGCGCATGGCGGGCTCTTTCTTCGCGAGCTTCCGGGCGGCGGAACGTGCCGTGAATCCAGACGCGCGGATGGTCTGGCTGCTCGCCTGGGCGACGATCCCGGCCGGGCTCGCTGGCCTCCTCGTCAAGGGCTGGATCTCGAGTTACGGTCGCGATCCGCGACTCATCGCGGCGACTGCGATCGGTTACGGCGCGCTGCTGCTCTACGCCGACCGGCGGTCGTCCCGGTTGGGCGCCGGCCGCGCGCTCGAAGAGTTCGGAATGCGCGCGGCGATGCTGGTCGGGTGTGCCCAGGCGCTCGCGCTGGTGCCGGGCACCTCGCGCTCAGGCATCACCATCACCGCGGCGCTCCTGCTGGGTTTCGCGCGCCCCGCGGCGGCGCGCTTCTCGTTCCTGCTTGCCATCCCGATCGGGCTGCTCCTGGCGGCGAAGCAGATCTTCGATGTCGCGCGCGGCCTGCCGATCGGCGTGCCGCCTGGCGCGCTCGTGATCGGCATTGCTGTTTCGGCTCTGGCCGGCTACGCGGTCATCGCCTTCCTGCTCGGATGGGTGCGCCAGCGGTCGCTGGCGCCGTTCGCCTGGTACCGTCTGGCGCTAGGCGTCGTGCTGCTGGTCGTCTTCTGGCGCTGA